In Dryocola sp. LX212, the genomic stretch GAACTTAAGCACGGCCCGCTGGCGTTAATCGATGCGGATATGCCGGTCATCGTTGTGGCACCAAACAACGAACTGCTGGAAAAACTGAAGTCCAACATCGAAGAAGTGCGCGCCCGCGGCGGCCAGCTATATGTCTTCGCCGATCGGGACGCAGGTTTCACCAGCAGCGACAACATGCACATCATCGAGATGCCACACGTGGAAGAAGTTATTGCCCCAATCTTCTACACCGTGCCGCTGCAGCTGTTGTCTTATCACGTTGCGCTGATTAAGGGCACCGATGTGGATCAGCCGCGTAACCTGGCAAAATCGGTTACCGTTGAGTAATCTACTGTCATAAAGATGTTTCAGAAGCTGCCTGCGGGCAGCTTTTTTATTTCTATCAAACCAACTGATTTTTAATGCTTTTTAATTCAAATTTCGCTTAAGCGTCATGCCCGGAACTGCCTGTCATAAAACTGTCATAATTCGTACATTTATCTGTCACCAAACTGTCCTATTTTCTACCCTGCAACGACTTAACAACGAATGACGTTTATCACCTCTGCAGGAGACATTATGAAAGTTATGCGTACCACCGTCGCAACTGTTGTCGCCGCGACCTTATCCCTGAGCGCTTTCGGCGTTAACGCTGCCGCAAGCCTGACCGGTGCCGGTGCAACCTTCCCTGCGCCGGTGTATGCCAAATGGGCAGATACCTACAATAAAGCAACGGGTAATAAAGTGAATTACCAGGGTATTGGCTCCTCCGGTGGCGTTAAACAAATTATTGCTAATACCGTGGATTTCGGCGCTTCTGATGCCCCACTGGCTGATGACAAGCTGGCGCAGGAAGGCCTGTTCCAGTTCCCGACCGTGATCGGCGGTGTTGTTCTGGCGGTTAACCTGCCGGGCGTGAAATCCGGCGAGCTGGTGCTTGACGGTAAAACGCTGGGTGATATCTACCTCGGCAAAATTAAAAAATGGGATGATGCGGCAATCGCTAAGCTCAACCCTGGCATGAAACTGCCGCAGCAGAACATCGCCGTTGTGCGCCGTGCTGACGGTTCCGGCACTTCCTTCGTTTTCACCAGCTACCTGGCGAAAGTGAACGAAGAGTGGAAATCTAAGGTGGGCGCTGGCTCTACCGTAAACTGGCCGACCGGCCTTGGCGGTAAAGGCAACGACGGCATCGCGGCGTTCGTGCAGCGTCTGCCTGGCTCAATCGGCTACGTTGAGTATGCTTATGCTAAGCAGAACAACCTCGCCTATACCAAGCTGGTTTCTGCGGACGGTAAGCCGGTAGCACCTTCAGAAGAAAACTTTGCTAACGCGGCGAAAGGCGCGGACTGGAGCAAATCTTTCGCTCAGGATCTGACTAACCAGAAAGGTGCTGAGGCGTGGCCAATCACCTCCACCACCTTCATCCTGATCCACAAAGAGCAGAAGAATCCTGAGCAGGGTGCCGAAGTGCTGAAGTTCTTCGACTGGGCATACAAAGACGGTGCCAAACAGGCGAACGACCTGGATTACGCTTCCCTGCCGGATGCCGTGGTTGAGCAGGTTCGCGCTGCATGGAAAACCAACGTGAAAGACAGCTCCGGTAAGGCGCTGTACTAAATGAAAAAACCCGGTGTAAAGGTTATCTTACTCCGGGTAAACCTAATCAGATAAAGAGTAAGCTATGGCGGTAAGTAAGCCGACGTTCAAAGCGCCGGGCAAGCAAGGCGATATGGTATTCAGCGCGCTGGTAAGACTGGCTGCGCTGATTGTGCTATTGCTGCTGGGCGGCATTATCATCTCCCTGATTATCTCCTCATGGCCGAGCATCCAGAAGTTTGGCTTCTCGTTCCTGTGGACCAAAGAGTGGGATGCTCCTAACGATATCTATGGTGCGCTGGTGCCGATTTACGGCACACTGGTCACCTCGTTCATTGCGCTGCTGATTGCCGTGCCGGTGAGCTTTGGGATCGCCCTGTTTCTGACCGAGCTGGCCCCGGGCTGGCTGCGTCGCCCGTTAGGCATCGCCATTGAGCTGTTAGCCGCCATCCCGAGTATCGTGTACGGCATGTGGGGCCTGTTTATCTTTGCGCCGCTGTTTGCGACTTATTTCCAGGAGCCGGTGGGCAATATCCTCTCTTCAGTGCCGATTGTTGGCGCGCTGTTCTCCGGCCCGGCGTTCGGTATCGGTATTCTCGCTGCGGGCGTGATCCTGGCCATCATGATTATTCCGTACATCGCCTCCGTGATGCGCGATGTGTTCGAACAAACGCCGGTGATGATGAAAGAGTCGGCCTACGGCATCGGCTGCACCACCTGGGAAGTTATCTGGCGAATCGTTCTGCCGTTCACCAAAAATGGTGTGATCGGCGGTGTGATGCTCGGCCTTGGCCGCGCGCTGGGTGAAACCATGGCGGTGACTTTTATCATCGGTAACACCTACCAGCTCGACAGCGCCTCGCTGTACATGCCGGGCAACAGCATTACCTCTGCCCTGGCCAACGAGTTTGCCGAAGCGGAATCCGGCCTGCATACCGCAGCTCTGATGGAGCTTGGCCTTATCCTGTTTGTTATTACCTTTATCGTGCTGGCGATCTCTAAGTTCATGATCATGCGCCTGGCGAAGAACGAGGGGACGCGTTCATGACCACCATGGAAATGCAATCTGACGCAAAGCTTGCTGAATCCCGCCGCAAGATGCAGGCTAAGCGCCGCATGAAAAACCGCATCGCCCTGACTCTCTCTATGGGCACCATGGCGTTCGGTCTGTTCTGGCTGGTGTGGATCCTGTTCTCAACGGTGACCCGCGGCATCGACGGTATGTCGATTGCCCTGTTTACCGAAATGACGCCTCCGCCAAATACGGCCGGTGGCGGTCTGGCAAACGCCCTGGCGGGCAGCGGCCTGTTGATTCTGTGGGCGACGGTATTCGGTACGCCGCTCGGCATTCTGGCCGGGATTTATCTGGCGGAGTACGGCCGAAAATCATGGCTGGCGGAAGTTATCCGTTTTATTAACGATATTCTGCTTTCCGCACCGTCCATCGTGGTCGGCCTGTTCGTTTACACCGTGGTGGTCGCGAAGATGCAACACTTCTCCGGCTGGGCCGGGGTGATAGCACTTGCGCTGCTGCAAATCCCGATTGTGATTCGCACTACTGAAAACATGATGAAACTGGTGCCGGACAGCCTGCGTGAAGCGGCCTACGCGCTGGGCACGCCAAAATGGAAAATGATTTCTGCTATTACGCTCAAAGCCTCCGTTTCCGGGATTATCACCGGGGTGCTGCTGGCCATTGCGCGTATCGCAGGTGAAACCGCGCCGCTGCTGTTCACGTCCCTCTCCAACCAGTTCTGGAGCACAGATATGATGCAGCCGATAGCCAACCTGCCGGTAACCATATTCAAATTCGCCATGAGCCCGTTTGCCGAATGGCAGCAGCTGGCCTGGGCCGGGGTACTGATTATTACCCTTTGCGTGCTGTTGCTGAACATTCTTGCACGCGTGATTTTCTCGAAGAGTAAACACGGTTAAATTTTACGGCGCGGCAAAGGCGGCGCCGGACGGAGATAAAGAAACAGATGAGTATGGTTGATACTGCCTCGGGCAAAATTCAGGTTCGCGATTTGAATTTCTTTTATGGCAAGTTCCACGCCCTGAAAAACATCAATCTGGATATCGCAAAGAACCAGGTTACCGCGTTCATTGGGCCGTCAGGCTGTGGTAAATCCACCCTGCTGCGTACGTTTAACAAAATGTACTCCCTCTATCCGGATCAGCGCGCCGAAGGCGAAATCCTGCTGGACGGGGAAAACATTCTGACCCACAGCCAGGATATCGCCCTGCTGCGTGCGAAGGTAGGCATGGTCTTCCAGAAGCCAACGCCGTTCCCAATGTCGATTTATGACAATATTGCCTTTGGCGTGCGCCTGTTCGAGAAGCTGTCGCGCAGCGATATGGACGAGCGCGTACAGTGGGCGCTGACCAAGGCCGCGCTGTGGAACGAAACCAAAGATAAGCTGCACCAGAGCGGCTACAGCCTCTCCGGCGGCCAGCAGCAGCGTCTGTGCATCGCCCGTGGTATCGCGATTCGCCCTGATGTTCTGCTGCTTGATGAGCCGTGTTCCGCGCTGGACCCGATCTCTACCGGGCGTATCGAAGAGCTGATCACCGAGCTGAA encodes the following:
- the pstS gene encoding phosphate ABC transporter substrate-binding protein PstS, encoding MKVMRTTVATVVAATLSLSAFGVNAAASLTGAGATFPAPVYAKWADTYNKATGNKVNYQGIGSSGGVKQIIANTVDFGASDAPLADDKLAQEGLFQFPTVIGGVVLAVNLPGVKSGELVLDGKTLGDIYLGKIKKWDDAAIAKLNPGMKLPQQNIAVVRRADGSGTSFVFTSYLAKVNEEWKSKVGAGSTVNWPTGLGGKGNDGIAAFVQRLPGSIGYVEYAYAKQNNLAYTKLVSADGKPVAPSEENFANAAKGADWSKSFAQDLTNQKGAEAWPITSTTFILIHKEQKNPEQGAEVLKFFDWAYKDGAKQANDLDYASLPDAVVEQVRAAWKTNVKDSSGKALY
- the pstC gene encoding phosphate ABC transporter permease PstC; protein product: MAVSKPTFKAPGKQGDMVFSALVRLAALIVLLLLGGIIISLIISSWPSIQKFGFSFLWTKEWDAPNDIYGALVPIYGTLVTSFIALLIAVPVSFGIALFLTELAPGWLRRPLGIAIELLAAIPSIVYGMWGLFIFAPLFATYFQEPVGNILSSVPIVGALFSGPAFGIGILAAGVILAIMIIPYIASVMRDVFEQTPVMMKESAYGIGCTTWEVIWRIVLPFTKNGVIGGVMLGLGRALGETMAVTFIIGNTYQLDSASLYMPGNSITSALANEFAEAESGLHTAALMELGLILFVITFIVLAISKFMIMRLAKNEGTRS
- the pstA gene encoding phosphate ABC transporter permease PstA: MTTMEMQSDAKLAESRRKMQAKRRMKNRIALTLSMGTMAFGLFWLVWILFSTVTRGIDGMSIALFTEMTPPPNTAGGGLANALAGSGLLILWATVFGTPLGILAGIYLAEYGRKSWLAEVIRFINDILLSAPSIVVGLFVYTVVVAKMQHFSGWAGVIALALLQIPIVIRTTENMMKLVPDSLREAAYALGTPKWKMISAITLKASVSGIITGVLLAIARIAGETAPLLFTSLSNQFWSTDMMQPIANLPVTIFKFAMSPFAEWQQLAWAGVLIITLCVLLLNILARVIFSKSKHG
- the pstB gene encoding phosphate ABC transporter ATP-binding protein PstB, which produces MSMVDTASGKIQVRDLNFFYGKFHALKNINLDIAKNQVTAFIGPSGCGKSTLLRTFNKMYSLYPDQRAEGEILLDGENILTHSQDIALLRAKVGMVFQKPTPFPMSIYDNIAFGVRLFEKLSRSDMDERVQWALTKAALWNETKDKLHQSGYSLSGGQQQRLCIARGIAIRPDVLLLDEPCSALDPISTGRIEELITELKQDYTVVIVTHNMQQAARCSDHTAFMYLGELIEFSETDTLFTTPAKKQTEDYITGRYG